TCTCAGCGCTTCTTCAAATTAAAATTACATGTCATATATGTCCATCTGTTTCATGTCTTTAACAGATTGGGACTCCCTCAGTCAGGCACAAGTGTTCCTCAGAAATGGATAAGAAATATTTCAGAAGGAAAGCAGCAAAGGGGAAAGTTGTCATGTAGAATTACAGCAGGGTTCAGTGACAGGCCGATTGAATATTTTTACCGCAGTATAACATGAGCTCATTGTTTTGATGTTGGCGCTGACCAGTTAATCAATGCCATATGCaaccttcaccaccctctctgcactctctgtaaggTCCTTCAGAGCATCGGTCAGTATTCTGTAGGTCATGAGAAATGATGATCCTGCTCCAAAAATGGAACCAATGATAGGGATGAAGTTAAGACCAACTTCCAAAGCTGAAACGGCAACAGATGTAGCACCCCAACCTAACCTTTTAATTATATCTTTATTTATTATCCCCAGCAGAAGAGGGTTAACAACGGCCTTAAGCTCTTTAACAGGTTTTTCTGTGATGTTGGCCAGTCTTTGAAGAGAAGCTTCATCCAGACCCAGGTGTTTACGAAAAGAGATTATTTCCTCAATCAGAATGGTGATGTCACAAGCAAGGGAGAGACCAGGAATGGGGACTGCTCCTACAGCTCCCGAAATTGTTGCCGACATCCAGACATGTTGCTGCAGCATCTTGCTTTTCCGCTGAACAATCTCCACACTTCTGTTTGCATAGGCCAGAACAAAGATCCTTTTCTTTATATTCGGGAGATCACCTTCAAGTTTATCATTTAAACAATTGAAATCATATCGATCCTGTTCAAAACTGGATATTAGGAACACAGGTGGGGTCTGAATCCCCACTTTTCTCAAATTATTGACACAGTCACTCCGAATAATATCCAGCTTTTCTTCcacattaattttcttttttcccCCCTTTGTCATTGAATAAATATCTTGATCAACCTTAGCGCGGACAAAGTAGAAATTTTTCCCAAGCTTTTTAATCTCTTTAGCAAGTATTGCATCATTTTCTTTGAAACGATTCGCTGATATTATGATGAAGAAATCGTACCTTCCAAATTCCATTTTCTTGAGATATTCGCCAGCTGGAAATGTTGTGGATCCGATCCCCGGCAGGTCCCAGTAGCAGACAGTAGACTGATTGGGATGTGGGTACATGGTTGGCTTCATTGTAGTTTCCTTGACATTAACTTCAGCAGCTCCCTCATCGGTGTCCTCAAGTCCTCTCATGGCATTGATGAAGATGGATTTTCCTGTACCTGTTTCTCCTGTCACTGCAATGTTCAGCTCTGTCTGATCCAGTTCTGCTAGCTTCTGTTGTATCAGAAAGGTAACTTTTTCCATGCTGCCTTTTTCATAGTATTTCAGTTTTTCGAGCTGTTCCATTGTGAAAAATGTGGCATTCTCAGACTGAGTGACCAGTTGCCTGAAAGGGAACAGGTTCTGTTAGAATTTCTAAACACAAAAACTTCCATTTCTACAGATCCCTATTTGGTTGTCAACCATCTCATATGTGACAACGTGCGGTGAACAACTAACCCAAAATTCagctcatctttgggatgtgggtggtAATTGCAACATACAGGCAAACCTACAGGACAAAGAATGCTTGTAAATTTCATGTGGATAACACCATAGGTCAGGCTGCAATCTGGCTCTCTAGAACTATTGCGTATTGGAAATCTATCCATACAACCTCACAATATCAATGCAGAAGTCCTTACATGAGAGCTGCCAGTTCAACCAGTATCAACTCCATCATAAATGACCTTCCTTTCTCCACACGGTCAGATGACAGAGATTTGCTGATAATTACACAAGATTCAATTAGTTTGACAATGAAAACTGAACAAATTCATGCCTGCTGTTACAAAGTGACCCTGGGGGTGCAGTGGACTGACACCACCAGTGACCTGGCTTCATCCTggtctctggtgctgtctgtgtggagtctgcatgctcTCCTGTGACCGTGTCAATTTCCCATGGGTGATCCTGCCACACTGTATTAGTTGTTACGATAATGTGCCCCTGTAAATTGCTTGTCATGGAGTTGGTGCTGGGGAAGTTGGAAActggatgtgtgtgtgagagagaatttgTTGGATGGAAATAAGCAGGTGCATGGGAAAGGTGGGAATGctcagtgtggggggggggtgtggagggtggcaACAGAGATGAGTCTGGTTAACAAAAGACAAATAGAAAAGTATTAGTGATTTGAAAGTACGAAAAATCTGTAAAACATTGATGTCTGCGATAAATAAAGACTAGTAACATATCCTTGTACCAGGCTGTGACCATCTCCAAACATGGAGAGTCTAACCACCTACTCTTGACACCAATACCACACAGACTTGTCAGTGTGTGCCACATACACGTCCCCTACACTGTTTCTTCTTGGCTACTCTGACAGCAACTCACAACCCCCAGACCTCCACTAATAAAACAGGGCACTActgatcagggacaatatcacagctgctctCATAGGGAATGGATAATAGGGGCTTATCCACTGAACCCATAGGGGTAAATATggtatctctaatacacattttttcagatatttgcaGGTTGGGAATTTTTTATGTGATTTTTTTACTgaattaccccttggcctgctttttaaatttggcttatgctatttttcagtttaaaccctttcaaaaatgattaatagctatcatttataaacagttaatgaatactTGCATTCACCTAATGATATGGTTCAATGCACCTGGGAAGTAGAACCTGCACAtgcactttcagataatcaatggagtaaaatttattatttagtcaataattcatctatctgcgcacgccatatcttaattcagttttagattgtacacagggcccatatgttcaaagataaattggcacatatttttcctaatataagccctatttgtgacagatataacgcagaagtggct
This DNA window, taken from Hypanus sabinus isolate sHypSab1 chromosome 8, sHypSab1.hap1, whole genome shotgun sequence, encodes the following:
- the LOC132398239 gene encoding interferon-inducible GTPase 5-like produces the protein MEGASSRQLVTQSENATFFTMEQLEKLKYYEKGSMEKVTFLIQQKLAELDQTELNIAVTGETGTGKSIFINAMRGLEDTDEGAAEVNVKETTMKPTMYPHPNQSTVCYWDLPGIGSTTFPAGEYLKKMEFGRYDFFIIISANRFKENDAILAKEIKKLGKNFYFVRAKVDQDIYSMTKGGKKKINVEEKLDIIRSDCVNNLRKVGIQTPPVFLISSFEQDRYDFNCLNDKLEGDLPNIKKRIFVLAYANRSVEIVQRKSKMLQQHVWMSATISGAVGAVPIPGLSLACDITILIEEIISFRKHLGLDEASLQRLANITEKPVKELKAVVNPLLLGIINKDIIKRLGWGATSVAVSALEVGLNFIPIIGSIFGAGSSFLMTYRILTDALKDLTESAERVVKVAYGID